One stretch of Vulpes lagopus strain Blue_001 chromosome 12, ASM1834538v1, whole genome shotgun sequence DNA includes these proteins:
- the RALGDS gene encoding ral guanine nucleotide dissociation stimulator isoform X4: protein MVQRMWAEAAGPAGAAEPLFPGSRRSRSVWDAVRLEVGGPDSCPVVLHSFTQLDPDLPRLESCTQEIGEELVNGVIYSISLRKVQAHHSANKGQRWLGCENESALHLYETCKVRTVKAGTLEKLVEHLVPAFQGSDLSYVTIFLCTYRAFTTTQQVLDLLFKRYGRCDALTASSRYGCILPYSDEDGGPQDQLKNAISSILGTWLDQYSEDFCQPPDFPCLKQLVAYVQLNMPGSDLERRAHLLLAQLEHSELTEAEPEALSPAPMPVLKTAPELEPALAPPLVPTPELQSAPAPAPAPAPAPALERQSAPAPAPELEPAPAPELEPAPALELEPALAPAPELEPALAPAPELEPALSQTLELEAAPAPEPPWPSPVAAENGLNEKPHVLTFPPDLVAEQFTLMDAELFKKVVPYHCLGSIWSQRDKKGKEHLAPTVRATVTQFNSVANCVITTCLGDRSVTARDRARVVEHWIEVARECRVLKNFSSLYAILSALQSNSVHRLKKTWEEVSRDSFRVFQKLSEIFSDENNYSLSRELLIKEGTSKFATLEMNPKRAQKRPKETGVIQGTVPYLGTFLTDLVMLDTAMKDYLYGRLINFEKRRKEFEVIAQIKLLQSACNNYSIAPEEHFGAWFRAMERLSETESYNLSCELEPPSESASNTLKAKKNTAIVKRWSDRQAPSTELSTSGSSHSKSCDQLRCGPYLSSGDLADALSVHSAGSSSSDVDEINMSFVPESPDGQEKKFWESTSQSSPETSGISSASSSTSSSSASTTPVSATRTHKRSVSGVCSYSSSLPLYNQQVGDCCIIRVSLDVDNGNMYKSILVTSQDKAPAVIRKAMDKHNLDEDEPDDYELVQVISDDRKLKIPDNANVFYAMNSTANYDFVLKKRTFTKGTKVRHGASSTLPRMKQKGLKIAKGIF from the exons ATGGTGCAGCGCATGTGGGCCGAGGCGGCCGGGCCTGCGGGCGCCGCCGAGCCGCTGTTTCCGGGCTCCCGGCGGAGCCGCAGCGTGTGGGACGCCGTGCGCCTGGAGGTGGGCGGCCCCGACAGCTGCCCGGTGGTGCTGCACAGCTTCACGCAGCTCGACCCCGACCTGCCGCGCCTGGAG AGCTGCACACAGGAGATCGGCGAGGAGCTGGTCAACGGGGTCATCTACTCCATCTCCCTGCGGAAAGTGCAGGCACACCACAGCGCCAACAAGGGCCAGCGCTGGCTGGGG TGTGAGAACGAGTCGGCCCTGCACCTGTATGAGACCTGCAAGGTGCGAACGGTGAAGGCAGGCACGCTGGAGAAGCTGGTGGAACACTTGGTACCTGCCTTCCAGGGCAGCGACCTCTCCTACGTCACTATCTTCCTGTGCACCTACCGAGCCTTCACCACCACCCAGCAGGTCCTGGACCTTCTGTTCAAAAG GTACGGTAGATGTGACGCCCTCACGGCCTCCTCTAGATACGGATGCATTCTCCCTTATTCTGATGAAGATGGTGGACCCCAGGACCAGTTAAAAAA TGCCATCTCCTCCattctgggcacctggctggacCAGTATTCGGAAGACTTTTGTCAGCCCCCAGACTTTCCCTGCCTTAAGCAGCTGGTGGCCTATGTGCAGCTCAACATGCCCGGCTCCGACCTGGAGCGCCGTGCCCACCTTCTTTTGGCCCAGTTGGAGCATTCAGAACTCACTGAAGCCGAGCCTGAGG CTCTGTCGCCAGCTCCAATGCCAGTTCTAAAAACAGCTCCAGAACTAGAGCCAGCTTTAGCACCACCTCTCGTGCCCACTCCAGAGCTACAGTCAGCTCCAGcaccagctccagcaccagccccagccccagctctagAGCGACAGTCAGCTCCAGCACCAGCTCCAGAGCTAGAACCAGCACCAGCTCCAGAGCTAGAACCAGCTCCAGCTCTAGAGCTAGAACCAGCTCTAGCACCAGCTCCAGAGCTAGAACCAGCTCTAGCACCAGCTCCAGAGCTAGAGCCAGCTCTGTCACAAACTCTAGAGCTAGAGGCAGCTCCCGCACCCGAGCCTCCCTGGCCTTCGCCTGTGGCTGCAGAAAATGGCCTGAATGAGAAGCCTCATGTCTTGACCTTCCCTCCTGACCTGGTGGCGGAGCAGTTTACACTGATGGATGCG GAGCTGTTCAAGAAGGTGGTGCCCTACCACTGCCTGGGCTCCATCTGGTCCCAGCGGGACAAGAAGGGCAAGGAGCACCTGGCACCCACCGTCCGCGCCACTGTCACACAGTTCAACAGTGTGGCCAACTGTGTCATCACCACCTGCCTGGGGGACCGGAGTGTGACAGCCCGGGACAGGGCCAGGGTAGTGGAGCACTGGATCGAGGTGGCCAGG GAGTGCCGGGTCCTCAAGAACTTCTCGTCACTCTACGCTATCCTGTCAGCCCTACAGAGCAACTCTGTCCACCGGCTGAAGAAGACATGGGAGGAAGTTTCCAG gGACAGTTTCCGAGTCTTCCAGAAGCTGTCAGAGATCTTCTCAGATGAGAACAACTAttctctgagcagagagctgcTCATCAAG GAAGGGACCTCCAAGTTTGCCACTCTGGAGATGAACCCCAAGAGAGCCCAGAAGCGACCAAAGGAAACG GGTGTCATCCAGGGCACCGTTCCCTACCTGGGCACGTTCCTCACAGACTTGGTGATGCTGGACACCGCGATGAAGGACTATCTGTAT GGAAGACTGATTAACTTcgagaagaggaggaag GAATTCGAGGTGATCGCCCAGATCAAGCTGCTCCAATCGGCATGCAACAATTACAGCATCGCACCCGAGGAGCACTTTGGGGCCTGGTTCCGGGCCATGGAGCGGCTCAGCGAGACGGAGAG CTACAACCTGTCCTGTGAGCTGGAGCCCCCCTCCGAGTCGGCAAGCAACACCCTCAAAGCCAAGAAGAACACGGCCATTGTCAAGCGCTGGAGCGA CCGCCAggcccccagcacagagctcagcaCCAGTGGCAGCTCTCACTCCAAGTCCTGCGACCAGCTCAGGTGCGGCCCCTACCTCAGCAGCGGGGACCTTGCCGACGCACTCAGCGTCCACTCAGCCGGTTCCTCCAGCTCTGATGTGGATGAGATCAACATGAGCTTTGTCCCGGAGTCCCCCGACGGTCAGGAAAAAAAG TTCTGGGAGTCCACCTCCCAGTCATCCCCGGAGACCTCCGGCATCAGCTCAGCCTCCAGcagcacctcctcctcctcagcctccacCACGCCCGTGTCCGCCACCCGCACCCACAAGCGCTCCGTCTCAGGGGTCTGCAGCTACAGCTCCTCACTGCCGCTCTACAACCAGCAGGTGGGCGACTGCTGCATCATCCGCGTCAGCCTGGACGTGGACAACGGCAACATGTACAAGAGCATCCTG GTAACCAGCCAAGATAAGGCTCCGGCCGTAATCCGGAAGGCCATGGACAAACACAACCTGGATGAGGACGAGCCAGATGACTACGAGCTAGTGCAAGTCATTTCAGATGATCGAA AGCTGAAGATCCCTGACAACGCCAATGTATTCTACGCCATGAACTCTACGGCCAACTATGACTTTGTCCTAAAGAAACGGACCTTCACAAAGGGGACAAAGGTCAGGCATGGCGCCAGCTCAACTCTCCCTCGCATGAAGCAGAAAGGACTCAAGATAGCCAAGGGCATCTTCTAA
- the RALGDS gene encoding ral guanine nucleotide dissociation stimulator isoform X3 has product MVQRMWAEAAGPAGAAEPLFPGSRRSRSVWDAVRLEVGGPDSCPVVLHSFTQLDPDLPRLESCTQEIGEELVNGVIYSISLRKVQAHHSANKGQRWLGCENESALHLYETCKVRTVKAGTLEKLVEHLVPAFQGSDLSYVTIFLCTYRAFTTTQQVLDLLFKSRYGRCDALTASSRYGCILPYSDEDGGPQDQLKNAISSILGTWLDQYSEDFCQPPDFPCLKQLVAYVQLNMPGSDLERRAHLLLAQLEHSELTEAEPEALSPAPMPVLKTAPELEPALAPPLVPTPELQSAPAPAPAPAPAPALERQSAPAPAPELEPAPAPELEPAPALELEPALAPAPELEPALAPAPELEPALSQTLELEAAPAPEPPWPSPVAAENGLNEKPHVLTFPPDLVAEQFTLMDAELFKKVVPYHCLGSIWSQRDKKGKEHLAPTVRATVTQFNSVANCVITTCLGDRSVTARDRARVVEHWIEVARECRVLKNFSSLYAILSALQSNSVHRLKKTWEEVSRDSFRVFQKLSEIFSDENNYSLSRELLIKEGTSKFATLEMNPKRAQKRPKETGVIQGTVPYLGTFLTDLVMLDTAMKDYLYGRLINFEKRRKEFEVIAQIKLLQSACNNYSIAPEEHFGAWFRAMERLSETESYNLSCELEPPSESASNTLKAKKNTAIVKRWSDRQAPSTELSTSGSSHSKSCDQLRCGPYLSSGDLADALSVHSAGSSSSDVDEINMSFVPESPDGQEKKFWESTSQSSPETSGISSASSSTSSSSASTTPVSATRTHKRSVSGVCSYSSSLPLYNQQVGDCCIIRVSLDVDNGNMYKSILVTSQDKAPAVIRKAMDKHNLDEDEPDDYELVQVISDDRKLKIPDNANVFYAMNSTANYDFVLKKRTFTKGTKVRHGASSTLPRMKQKGLKIAKGIF; this is encoded by the exons ATGGTGCAGCGCATGTGGGCCGAGGCGGCCGGGCCTGCGGGCGCCGCCGAGCCGCTGTTTCCGGGCTCCCGGCGGAGCCGCAGCGTGTGGGACGCCGTGCGCCTGGAGGTGGGCGGCCCCGACAGCTGCCCGGTGGTGCTGCACAGCTTCACGCAGCTCGACCCCGACCTGCCGCGCCTGGAG AGCTGCACACAGGAGATCGGCGAGGAGCTGGTCAACGGGGTCATCTACTCCATCTCCCTGCGGAAAGTGCAGGCACACCACAGCGCCAACAAGGGCCAGCGCTGGCTGGGG TGTGAGAACGAGTCGGCCCTGCACCTGTATGAGACCTGCAAGGTGCGAACGGTGAAGGCAGGCACGCTGGAGAAGCTGGTGGAACACTTGGTACCTGCCTTCCAGGGCAGCGACCTCTCCTACGTCACTATCTTCCTGTGCACCTACCGAGCCTTCACCACCACCCAGCAGGTCCTGGACCTTCTGTTCAAAAG CAGGTACGGTAGATGTGACGCCCTCACGGCCTCCTCTAGATACGGATGCATTCTCCCTTATTCTGATGAAGATGGTGGACCCCAGGACCAGTTAAAAAA TGCCATCTCCTCCattctgggcacctggctggacCAGTATTCGGAAGACTTTTGTCAGCCCCCAGACTTTCCCTGCCTTAAGCAGCTGGTGGCCTATGTGCAGCTCAACATGCCCGGCTCCGACCTGGAGCGCCGTGCCCACCTTCTTTTGGCCCAGTTGGAGCATTCAGAACTCACTGAAGCCGAGCCTGAGG CTCTGTCGCCAGCTCCAATGCCAGTTCTAAAAACAGCTCCAGAACTAGAGCCAGCTTTAGCACCACCTCTCGTGCCCACTCCAGAGCTACAGTCAGCTCCAGcaccagctccagcaccagccccagccccagctctagAGCGACAGTCAGCTCCAGCACCAGCTCCAGAGCTAGAACCAGCACCAGCTCCAGAGCTAGAACCAGCTCCAGCTCTAGAGCTAGAACCAGCTCTAGCACCAGCTCCAGAGCTAGAACCAGCTCTAGCACCAGCTCCAGAGCTAGAGCCAGCTCTGTCACAAACTCTAGAGCTAGAGGCAGCTCCCGCACCCGAGCCTCCCTGGCCTTCGCCTGTGGCTGCAGAAAATGGCCTGAATGAGAAGCCTCATGTCTTGACCTTCCCTCCTGACCTGGTGGCGGAGCAGTTTACACTGATGGATGCG GAGCTGTTCAAGAAGGTGGTGCCCTACCACTGCCTGGGCTCCATCTGGTCCCAGCGGGACAAGAAGGGCAAGGAGCACCTGGCACCCACCGTCCGCGCCACTGTCACACAGTTCAACAGTGTGGCCAACTGTGTCATCACCACCTGCCTGGGGGACCGGAGTGTGACAGCCCGGGACAGGGCCAGGGTAGTGGAGCACTGGATCGAGGTGGCCAGG GAGTGCCGGGTCCTCAAGAACTTCTCGTCACTCTACGCTATCCTGTCAGCCCTACAGAGCAACTCTGTCCACCGGCTGAAGAAGACATGGGAGGAAGTTTCCAG gGACAGTTTCCGAGTCTTCCAGAAGCTGTCAGAGATCTTCTCAGATGAGAACAACTAttctctgagcagagagctgcTCATCAAG GAAGGGACCTCCAAGTTTGCCACTCTGGAGATGAACCCCAAGAGAGCCCAGAAGCGACCAAAGGAAACG GGTGTCATCCAGGGCACCGTTCCCTACCTGGGCACGTTCCTCACAGACTTGGTGATGCTGGACACCGCGATGAAGGACTATCTGTAT GGAAGACTGATTAACTTcgagaagaggaggaag GAATTCGAGGTGATCGCCCAGATCAAGCTGCTCCAATCGGCATGCAACAATTACAGCATCGCACCCGAGGAGCACTTTGGGGCCTGGTTCCGGGCCATGGAGCGGCTCAGCGAGACGGAGAG CTACAACCTGTCCTGTGAGCTGGAGCCCCCCTCCGAGTCGGCAAGCAACACCCTCAAAGCCAAGAAGAACACGGCCATTGTCAAGCGCTGGAGCGA CCGCCAggcccccagcacagagctcagcaCCAGTGGCAGCTCTCACTCCAAGTCCTGCGACCAGCTCAGGTGCGGCCCCTACCTCAGCAGCGGGGACCTTGCCGACGCACTCAGCGTCCACTCAGCCGGTTCCTCCAGCTCTGATGTGGATGAGATCAACATGAGCTTTGTCCCGGAGTCCCCCGACGGTCAGGAAAAAAAG TTCTGGGAGTCCACCTCCCAGTCATCCCCGGAGACCTCCGGCATCAGCTCAGCCTCCAGcagcacctcctcctcctcagcctccacCACGCCCGTGTCCGCCACCCGCACCCACAAGCGCTCCGTCTCAGGGGTCTGCAGCTACAGCTCCTCACTGCCGCTCTACAACCAGCAGGTGGGCGACTGCTGCATCATCCGCGTCAGCCTGGACGTGGACAACGGCAACATGTACAAGAGCATCCTG GTAACCAGCCAAGATAAGGCTCCGGCCGTAATCCGGAAGGCCATGGACAAACACAACCTGGATGAGGACGAGCCAGATGACTACGAGCTAGTGCAAGTCATTTCAGATGATCGAA AGCTGAAGATCCCTGACAACGCCAATGTATTCTACGCCATGAACTCTACGGCCAACTATGACTTTGTCCTAAAGAAACGGACCTTCACAAAGGGGACAAAGGTCAGGCATGGCGCCAGCTCAACTCTCCCTCGCATGAAGCAGAAAGGACTCAAGATAGCCAAGGGCATCTTCTAA
- the RALGDS gene encoding ral guanine nucleotide dissociation stimulator isoform X6 yields MVQRMWAEAAGPAGAAEPLFPGSRRSRSVWDAVRLEVGGPDSCPVVLHSFTQLDPDLPRLESCTQEIGEELVNGVIYSISLRKVQAHHSANKGQRWLGCENESALHLYETCKVRTVKAGTLEKLVEHLVPAFQGSDLSYVTIFLCTYRAFTTTQQVLDLLFKRYGCILPYSDEDGGPQDQLKNAISSILGTWLDQYSEDFCQPPDFPCLKQLVAYVQLNMPGSDLERRAHLLLAQLEHSELTEAEPEALSPAPMPVLKTAPELEPALAPPLVPTPELQSAPAPAPAPAPAPALERQSAPAPAPELEPAPAPELEPAPALELEPALAPAPELEPALAPAPELEPALSQTLELEAAPAPEPPWPSPVAAENGLNEKPHVLTFPPDLVAEQFTLMDAELFKKVVPYHCLGSIWSQRDKKGKEHLAPTVRATVTQFNSVANCVITTCLGDRSVTARDRARVVEHWIEVARECRVLKNFSSLYAILSALQSNSVHRLKKTWEEVSRDSFRVFQKLSEIFSDENNYSLSRELLIKEGTSKFATLEMNPKRAQKRPKETGVIQGTVPYLGTFLTDLVMLDTAMKDYLYGRLINFEKRRKEFEVIAQIKLLQSACNNYSIAPEEHFGAWFRAMERLSETESYNLSCELEPPSESASNTLKAKKNTAIVKRWSDRQAPSTELSTSGSSHSKSCDQLRCGPYLSSGDLADALSVHSAGSSSSDVDEINMSFVPESPDGQEKKFWESTSQSSPETSGISSASSSTSSSSASTTPVSATRTHKRSVSGVCSYSSSLPLYNQQVGDCCIIRVSLDVDNGNMYKSILVTSQDKAPAVIRKAMDKHNLDEDEPDDYELVQVISDDRKLKIPDNANVFYAMNSTANYDFVLKKRTFTKGTKVRHGASSTLPRMKQKGLKIAKGIF; encoded by the exons ATGGTGCAGCGCATGTGGGCCGAGGCGGCCGGGCCTGCGGGCGCCGCCGAGCCGCTGTTTCCGGGCTCCCGGCGGAGCCGCAGCGTGTGGGACGCCGTGCGCCTGGAGGTGGGCGGCCCCGACAGCTGCCCGGTGGTGCTGCACAGCTTCACGCAGCTCGACCCCGACCTGCCGCGCCTGGAG AGCTGCACACAGGAGATCGGCGAGGAGCTGGTCAACGGGGTCATCTACTCCATCTCCCTGCGGAAAGTGCAGGCACACCACAGCGCCAACAAGGGCCAGCGCTGGCTGGGG TGTGAGAACGAGTCGGCCCTGCACCTGTATGAGACCTGCAAGGTGCGAACGGTGAAGGCAGGCACGCTGGAGAAGCTGGTGGAACACTTGGTACCTGCCTTCCAGGGCAGCGACCTCTCCTACGTCACTATCTTCCTGTGCACCTACCGAGCCTTCACCACCACCCAGCAGGTCCTGGACCTTCTGTTCAAAAG ATACGGATGCATTCTCCCTTATTCTGATGAAGATGGTGGACCCCAGGACCAGTTAAAAAA TGCCATCTCCTCCattctgggcacctggctggacCAGTATTCGGAAGACTTTTGTCAGCCCCCAGACTTTCCCTGCCTTAAGCAGCTGGTGGCCTATGTGCAGCTCAACATGCCCGGCTCCGACCTGGAGCGCCGTGCCCACCTTCTTTTGGCCCAGTTGGAGCATTCAGAACTCACTGAAGCCGAGCCTGAGG CTCTGTCGCCAGCTCCAATGCCAGTTCTAAAAACAGCTCCAGAACTAGAGCCAGCTTTAGCACCACCTCTCGTGCCCACTCCAGAGCTACAGTCAGCTCCAGcaccagctccagcaccagccccagccccagctctagAGCGACAGTCAGCTCCAGCACCAGCTCCAGAGCTAGAACCAGCACCAGCTCCAGAGCTAGAACCAGCTCCAGCTCTAGAGCTAGAACCAGCTCTAGCACCAGCTCCAGAGCTAGAACCAGCTCTAGCACCAGCTCCAGAGCTAGAGCCAGCTCTGTCACAAACTCTAGAGCTAGAGGCAGCTCCCGCACCCGAGCCTCCCTGGCCTTCGCCTGTGGCTGCAGAAAATGGCCTGAATGAGAAGCCTCATGTCTTGACCTTCCCTCCTGACCTGGTGGCGGAGCAGTTTACACTGATGGATGCG GAGCTGTTCAAGAAGGTGGTGCCCTACCACTGCCTGGGCTCCATCTGGTCCCAGCGGGACAAGAAGGGCAAGGAGCACCTGGCACCCACCGTCCGCGCCACTGTCACACAGTTCAACAGTGTGGCCAACTGTGTCATCACCACCTGCCTGGGGGACCGGAGTGTGACAGCCCGGGACAGGGCCAGGGTAGTGGAGCACTGGATCGAGGTGGCCAGG GAGTGCCGGGTCCTCAAGAACTTCTCGTCACTCTACGCTATCCTGTCAGCCCTACAGAGCAACTCTGTCCACCGGCTGAAGAAGACATGGGAGGAAGTTTCCAG gGACAGTTTCCGAGTCTTCCAGAAGCTGTCAGAGATCTTCTCAGATGAGAACAACTAttctctgagcagagagctgcTCATCAAG GAAGGGACCTCCAAGTTTGCCACTCTGGAGATGAACCCCAAGAGAGCCCAGAAGCGACCAAAGGAAACG GGTGTCATCCAGGGCACCGTTCCCTACCTGGGCACGTTCCTCACAGACTTGGTGATGCTGGACACCGCGATGAAGGACTATCTGTAT GGAAGACTGATTAACTTcgagaagaggaggaag GAATTCGAGGTGATCGCCCAGATCAAGCTGCTCCAATCGGCATGCAACAATTACAGCATCGCACCCGAGGAGCACTTTGGGGCCTGGTTCCGGGCCATGGAGCGGCTCAGCGAGACGGAGAG CTACAACCTGTCCTGTGAGCTGGAGCCCCCCTCCGAGTCGGCAAGCAACACCCTCAAAGCCAAGAAGAACACGGCCATTGTCAAGCGCTGGAGCGA CCGCCAggcccccagcacagagctcagcaCCAGTGGCAGCTCTCACTCCAAGTCCTGCGACCAGCTCAGGTGCGGCCCCTACCTCAGCAGCGGGGACCTTGCCGACGCACTCAGCGTCCACTCAGCCGGTTCCTCCAGCTCTGATGTGGATGAGATCAACATGAGCTTTGTCCCGGAGTCCCCCGACGGTCAGGAAAAAAAG TTCTGGGAGTCCACCTCCCAGTCATCCCCGGAGACCTCCGGCATCAGCTCAGCCTCCAGcagcacctcctcctcctcagcctccacCACGCCCGTGTCCGCCACCCGCACCCACAAGCGCTCCGTCTCAGGGGTCTGCAGCTACAGCTCCTCACTGCCGCTCTACAACCAGCAGGTGGGCGACTGCTGCATCATCCGCGTCAGCCTGGACGTGGACAACGGCAACATGTACAAGAGCATCCTG GTAACCAGCCAAGATAAGGCTCCGGCCGTAATCCGGAAGGCCATGGACAAACACAACCTGGATGAGGACGAGCCAGATGACTACGAGCTAGTGCAAGTCATTTCAGATGATCGAA AGCTGAAGATCCCTGACAACGCCAATGTATTCTACGCCATGAACTCTACGGCCAACTATGACTTTGTCCTAAAGAAACGGACCTTCACAAAGGGGACAAAGGTCAGGCATGGCGCCAGCTCAACTCTCCCTCGCATGAAGCAGAAAGGACTCAAGATAGCCAAGGGCATCTTCTAA